A genomic segment from Nocardiopsis sp. Huas11 encodes:
- a CDS encoding GDSL-type esterase/lipase family protein — MDDVSPSGPADRREPGRARTGRLFTAAYWRGLSWRDLSWRGLLTRGYGPARFEPGPLGLLGVMLAAMAVTLLIIRTGTGVGGGADERAEEPVSVPGPPDRELRIMPVGDSLTQGSSGDFTWRYRLWTHLERSGVDAVFVGPDEEMHALEGDDGDRTYADPDFDTGHAARWGATSEELSADLARIASEYDPDYLLLLAGMEDILRGGGADHALEGVGEMVSTVRVVQGEARFVVGELPPVEGTGDDDRVNGEIEHFNMGVVDLAEQLTSSESPVTVAQVARDYAPAYDNWDQVHPNARGELKIAAAFADALADPLGVGEAYPRPLPDVAVGPSEAPEPEAEEAADGLLLSWPAVPGATDYRVVQRRIAPDPDDATVLPTQAEDDGDLRSVLVEALYSGARYEFVVRPVKGRDEGPDSEPVEIVWNDDPPPGPGGVRVREGGAVVEWDAVEDASHYEVWLRALECGPADEFRRPRDGLDGPRAGDGVPDADADGDGSRTPDDASPSSRPEPDPEPEPDPAPERPDPPTPPPPSSSPAVECERRDDRGPGDGEGWRTQGSTGEDTRWEATVSGNYEVVIRSYRDYVEGRFSDSVLL, encoded by the coding sequence ATGGACGACGTGTCCCCCTCGGGCCCCGCGGATCGGCGCGAGCCGGGGCGGGCGCGCACCGGTCGGCTGTTCACCGCGGCGTACTGGCGCGGCCTCTCGTGGCGGGACCTGTCCTGGCGCGGCCTGCTCACCCGGGGCTACGGGCCCGCCCGGTTCGAACCCGGTCCGCTCGGACTGCTCGGCGTCATGCTCGCCGCCATGGCGGTCACCCTCCTCATCATCCGCACGGGCACCGGGGTCGGCGGCGGAGCGGACGAGCGGGCCGAGGAACCCGTCAGCGTCCCCGGGCCGCCCGACCGGGAGCTGCGCATCATGCCGGTGGGCGACTCCCTCACCCAGGGCAGCAGCGGCGACTTCACGTGGCGCTACCGGCTGTGGACGCACCTGGAACGCAGCGGCGTCGACGCCGTCTTCGTGGGCCCCGATGAGGAGATGCACGCGCTGGAGGGCGACGACGGCGACCGGACCTACGCCGATCCCGACTTCGACACCGGGCACGCCGCCCGGTGGGGCGCGACCTCCGAGGAGCTGTCCGCCGACCTCGCCCGGATCGCGTCCGAGTACGACCCCGACTACCTCCTGCTCCTGGCCGGGATGGAGGACATCCTGCGCGGCGGCGGCGCCGACCACGCGCTGGAGGGCGTCGGCGAGATGGTCTCGACGGTGCGCGTCGTGCAGGGGGAGGCCCGCTTCGTCGTGGGGGAGCTGCCGCCGGTCGAGGGCACCGGAGACGACGACCGCGTCAACGGTGAGATCGAGCACTTCAACATGGGCGTGGTCGACCTCGCCGAGCAGTTGACCTCCTCCGAGTCGCCCGTGACCGTCGCCCAGGTGGCCAGGGACTACGCGCCCGCCTACGACAACTGGGACCAGGTCCACCCCAACGCGCGCGGCGAGCTCAAGATCGCGGCGGCCTTCGCCGACGCCCTCGCCGATCCGCTGGGCGTGGGCGAGGCCTACCCCCGGCCCCTGCCGGACGTGGCGGTGGGACCGTCCGAGGCCCCCGAACCCGAGGCCGAGGAAGCCGCCGACGGGCTGCTGCTGAGCTGGCCGGCCGTGCCCGGGGCGACCGACTACCGCGTGGTGCAGCGCCGGATCGCCCCCGACCCCGACGACGCGACGGTCCTGCCGACCCAGGCGGAGGACGACGGGGACCTCCGTTCCGTGCTCGTGGAGGCGCTCTACAGCGGCGCCCGCTACGAGTTCGTGGTGCGCCCGGTGAAGGGGCGGGACGAGGGGCCGGACTCCGAGCCCGTCGAGATCGTCTGGAACGACGATCCGCCGCCCGGGCCGGGCGGCGTGCGGGTGCGCGAGGGCGGCGCGGTCGTGGAGTGGGACGCGGTGGAGGACGCCTCGCACTACGAGGTGTGGCTGCGGGCCCTGGAGTGCGGGCCCGCCGACGAGTTCCGGCGGCCCCGGGACGGCCTGGACGGGCCCCGGGCCGGGGACGGGGTCCCCGACGCCGACGCCGACGGCGACGGCTCCCGGACCCCGGACGACGCGTCGCCCTCCTCCCGGCCCGAGCCCGACCCCGAACCCGAGCCGGACCCCGCGCCCGAGCGGCCCGACCCGCCGACGCCCCCGCCGCCCTCCTCCTCGCCGGCGGTCGAGTGCGAGCGCCGGGACGACCGTGGACCGGGGGACGGTGAAGGATGGCGCACGCAGGGCTCCACGGGGGAGGACACCCGGTGGGAGGCGACGGTGTCGGGGAACTACGAGGTCGTGATCAGGTCCTACCGGGACTACGTCGAGGGGCGCTTCTCCGACAGTGTGCTCCTGTGA
- a CDS encoding NADPH-dependent FMN reductase yields MTRFTVLVAAPQPRSAVYTTALRAASEVAARAGVTSSPEVVDLAELGAELLADDSAAVNAALESVRESDVLLVASPQVHGTYTGLLKVFLDRLPELGLGHTVAVPLAVVEDLRNSRGIEEDLRVLLADLGAWVAEPGLVLAADETARPDSVVRAWADVAAPGLRQAVSVAA; encoded by the coding sequence ATGACCCGCTTCACCGTGCTCGTCGCCGCTCCCCAGCCCCGATCCGCCGTGTACACCACCGCCCTGCGCGCCGCCTCCGAGGTCGCCGCCCGTGCGGGTGTCACGTCCAGCCCCGAGGTCGTCGACCTCGCCGAGCTGGGCGCCGAACTGCTCGCCGACGACTCCGCCGCCGTCAACGCCGCCCTGGAGAGCGTGCGCGAGAGCGACGTCCTCCTCGTCGCCTCCCCGCAGGTGCACGGCACCTACACCGGCCTGCTGAAGGTCTTCCTCGACCGTCTTCCCGAGCTGGGCCTGGGCCACACCGTGGCCGTGCCGCTGGCCGTGGTCGAGGACCTGCGCAACAGCCGCGGCATCGAGGAGGACCTGCGCGTGCTCCTGGCCGACCTCGGCGCGTGGGTGGCCGAGCCGGGCCTGGTCCTGGCCGCCGACGAGACCGCCCGGCCCGACAGCGTCGTGCGCGCGTGGGCCGACGTCGCCGCGCCCGGCCTGCGCCAGGCCGTCTCCGTGGCCGCCTGA
- the nagA gene encoding N-acetylglucosamine-6-phosphate deacetylase, whose translation MPHSVTLTDARVVTPDGVHDGWLRVADGRVGELGTGEPPAGPTRDVGGGWVVPGLVDTHVHGGAGHAFTGADPEGVRQIVAFNRARGVTSMVGGLVAATPQDTLRQVATLAELCESGELAGVYLEGPFIARSKCGAHDPALLRDPDTAEFDRWLKAGRGHVRMVTVAPELPGATELIRAAVSNGVVAAVGHTEASYEQTRAAFDAGATVATHLYNAMRPLNHRDPGPIAACLTDERVTVELIVDHVHVHPGAAELVFAAAGAGRVSLVTDAMSATGLGDGEYTLGDLRVRVSGGEARLADTGAIASSTIVLPQAVCNAVEGLGVDVPDAVRSASSVPAAALGLDGAGRIAVGGRADLVVLDADLAVSDVMFRGTWVA comes from the coding sequence ATGCCCCACAGCGTCACGCTCACCGACGCCCGCGTCGTGACCCCCGACGGTGTCCACGACGGCTGGCTGCGCGTCGCCGACGGCCGGGTGGGCGAACTGGGAACCGGGGAGCCCCCCGCCGGGCCGACCCGGGACGTCGGCGGCGGCTGGGTGGTTCCGGGCCTGGTGGACACCCACGTCCACGGGGGCGCCGGCCACGCCTTCACCGGGGCCGATCCCGAGGGTGTGCGCCAGATCGTCGCGTTCAACCGGGCGCGCGGAGTGACGTCGATGGTCGGCGGACTGGTCGCGGCCACGCCCCAGGACACGCTCCGCCAGGTGGCGACACTGGCCGAGCTGTGCGAGTCCGGCGAGCTGGCGGGCGTCTACCTGGAGGGCCCCTTCATCGCGCGGTCCAAGTGCGGGGCCCACGACCCCGCGCTGCTGCGCGATCCCGACACCGCGGAGTTCGACCGCTGGCTGAAGGCGGGCCGGGGCCACGTGCGCATGGTGACCGTCGCGCCGGAACTCCCGGGCGCGACGGAACTGATCCGCGCCGCGGTGTCCAACGGCGTGGTCGCGGCCGTGGGGCACACCGAGGCGAGCTACGAGCAGACGCGCGCCGCCTTCGACGCCGGCGCCACGGTGGCCACACACCTGTACAACGCGATGCGCCCGCTCAACCACCGCGACCCGGGGCCGATCGCGGCCTGCCTGACGGACGAACGGGTGACCGTGGAGCTGATCGTGGACCACGTGCACGTCCACCCCGGCGCGGCGGAACTGGTGTTCGCGGCGGCCGGAGCCGGACGCGTGTCGCTGGTGACCGACGCGATGTCGGCGACGGGCCTGGGGGACGGCGAGTACACGCTGGGCGACCTGCGGGTGCGGGTCAGCGGCGGCGAGGCCCGGTTGGCCGACACCGGGGCGATCGCCTCCAGCACGATCGTGCTGCCGCAGGCCGTGTGCAACGCGGTGGAGGGGCTGGGCGTGGACGTCCCGGACGCGGTGCGCTCGGCCTCGTCGGTGCCCGCGGCGGCGCTCGGGCTGGACGGCGCGGGCCGGATCGCGGTCGGCGGACGGGCCGACCTCGTGGTGCTGGACGCGGACCTGGCGGTCTCGGACGTGATGTTTCGCGGTACGTGGGTGGCGTGA